One segment of Clupea harengus unplaced genomic scaffold, Ch_v2.0.2, whole genome shotgun sequence DNA contains the following:
- the LOC122129930 gene encoding uncharacterized protein LOC122129930: protein MIRTRVHPEPPDEGSSPEPRWTPVVARTESDIRLLRTFKNQFLGVMKQSQRDAERACREASVWMAQQAGRQDTLEYNVRTFEGSLSPSSSGSVLEPVWELIPTLKPAPRPAPPKQSKRTCAVEDNLQCAAGADMISSWQAGVQLQPQIAQLLPGHSDHYSRPSPVIHPFSVMPSPLGASRAPFPPLSSSQPQPASHLVVELHTSPAPTASAPGVHPFQATAQRENRHQPPILQAPAPSTTAVAKAKPKLKTSEISRDPLGPDPLAEYERRVREMEERGHIMDLIPVMRKRELATLQIYLLDIRGLPAEVEQRRKIHDSETMKMGELEREKDANTLAEIKHELESYKRILARVKERVTADADAHLLRQDSENKPIQPR, encoded by the exons ATGATTCGCACACGAGTCCATCCTGAGCCT CCTGATGAGGGTAGCAGCCCAGAACCAAGATGGACACCTGTG GTTGCGAGAACTGAATCAGACATTCGTCTTCTGAGGACCTTCAAAAACCAGTTTCTGGGCGTAATGAAGCAGTCTCAGAGGGATGCAGAGCGGGCATGTAGAGAGGCCTCTGTGTGGATGGCACAGCAGGCAGGGAGACAAGATACCTTGGAGTATAAT GTTCGAACATTTGAGGGAAGTCTGTCCCCATCCTCCTCTGGTTCTGTTCTTGAGCCAGTGTGGGAGCTAATCCCAACACTAAAACCTGCGCCTAGACCCGCTCCACCTAAACAGTCCAAGCGGACCTGCGCTGTGGAAGACAACTTGCAGTGTGCTGCTGGTGCCGACATGATATCTAGTTGGCAGGCAGGAGTTCAGCTCCAGCCACAGATTGCGCAGCTTTTACCTGGACATTCAGACCATTACTCAAGGCCGAGTCCAGTGATCCACCCGTTCTCTGTCATGCCATCTCCTCTCGGGGCATCCCGTGCTCCCTTTCCTCCGCTGTCCTCAAGTCAGCCTCAGCCGGCCTCTCACTTGGTTGTTGAATTGCACACCAGTCCTGCTCCAACTGCCTCTGCTCCTGGTGTGCATCCATTCCAGGCGACTGCCCAAAGAGAGAATCGGCATCAACCACCAATTTTACAAGCACCTGCCCCGTCAACTACAGCCGTCGCTAAGGCAAAACCAAAgcttaaaacatcagaaatctCTCGTGATCCCCTAGGCCCAGATCCTCTTGCAGAATATGAGAGAAGggtaagagagatggaggaaagaggCCATATTATGGACTTAATTCCAgtgatgagaaaaagagagctggCCACTTTGCAGATTTATCTGTTGGACATCCGAGGCCTTCCAGCTGAGGTTGAACAGAGGAGGAAGATCCATGATAGTGAGACCATGAAAATGGGGGAACTGGAGAGGGAAAAGGATGCAAACACGTTGGCTGAGATCAAACACGAGCTTGAGAGCTATAAAAGAATCCTGGCACGGGTGAAGGAGAGGGTCACGGCCGACGCTGATGCTCACCTTTTACGACAAGACTCAGA AAACAAGCCGATCCAACCCCGCTAA
- the LOC122128506 gene encoding uncharacterized protein LOC122128506, which yields MNGLYEKCQGIVTKAHTKCVLATQTSIIQHSSQENTTVEADLSDPAGTLQTKSFSRISAIRLLSQHLPKEDGFPQKPGSSQGFF from the exons ATGAATGGGTTGTATGAGAAGTGCCAGGGCATTGTTACCAAG GCTCACACTAAATGTGTCCTGGCCACACAAACGAGTATCATACAACATAGCAGCCAAGAGAACACCACTGTGGAAGCAGATCTTTCAGACCCAGCGGGAACTCTCCAAACTAAAAG CTTCTCTCGAATATCGGCCATCCGTCTGCTGTCCCAGCACCTGCCCAAGGAGGACGGGTTCCCCCAAAAGCCAGGGTCCTCCCAAGGTTTCTTTTAG